A part of Gracilimonas sediminicola genomic DNA contains:
- a CDS encoding ABC transporter ATP-binding protein: MSEPAIQTENLTRKFGDFTAVDNITFEVEKGEIFGFLGANGAGKTTAMRMLTGLLTPTSGKALVSGKDVYRQAEAIKKKIGYMSQKFSLYDDLTSEENIRFYGGIYGIPDKELYRKIDEVINSLGLKDVRKKLVRSLPLGWKQKLAFSIAILHNPNIVFLDEPTGGVDPVTRRQFWEKIYEVSDRGITVFVTTHYMDEAEYCDRISIMVDGRMDAIGSPRELKENFESDSIEDVFIKLARGAERGEG; the protein is encoded by the coding sequence ATGTCTGAGCCGGCCATTCAAACCGAAAACCTAACCCGGAAATTTGGTGATTTCACCGCGGTGGATAACATCACCTTTGAAGTGGAAAAGGGTGAGATCTTCGGGTTTTTGGGAGCCAACGGAGCTGGAAAGACGACAGCCATGCGTATGCTTACCGGACTGCTTACTCCAACTTCGGGCAAAGCATTGGTATCGGGCAAGGATGTTTATCGGCAGGCGGAGGCCATCAAGAAAAAAATCGGGTATATGAGTCAGAAGTTTTCGCTGTATGATGATCTAACCTCCGAAGAGAACATCCGGTTTTACGGGGGCATTTATGGGATTCCCGATAAAGAACTATACCGTAAAATTGACGAGGTAATCAATTCACTTGGACTGAAAGATGTACGGAAAAAGCTGGTTCGTTCTTTACCCTTAGGCTGGAAGCAGAAGCTGGCCTTTTCCATAGCAATACTCCACAATCCCAACATTGTGTTTCTGGACGAGCCTACCGGCGGAGTTGATCCGGTTACGAGGCGACAGTTCTGGGAAAAGATATACGAGGTTTCAGACCGGGGAATTACGGTTTTTGTGACTACGCATTACATGGATGAGGCAGAATATTGCGACCGGATTTCCATTATGGTTGACGGACGGATGGATGCCATCGGTTCACCCCGCGAACTAAAAGAGAATTTCGAATCAGATTCTATTGAGGATGTGTTTATAAAGCTGGCTCGCGGTGCCGAGAGGGGGGAAGGATGA